One part of the Streptomyces sp. NBC_00286 genome encodes these proteins:
- a CDS encoding carbohydrate kinase family protein, whose product MRIAVTGSIANDHLMTFPGRFADQLVGDQLHTVSLSFLVDSLEVRRGGVGANIAFGMGQLGTSPILVGAAGADFDEYRAWLDRHGVDTSSVRISEVLHTARFVCTTDADHNQIGSFYTGAMSEARLIELKKVADRVGGLDLVLIGADDPEGMLRHTEECRTRGIPFAADFSQQIARMDGEEIRILLDGATYLFSNEYEKGLIESKTGWTDAEILAKVGHRVTTLGARGVRIEAVGEDTIEVGTAEETAKVDPTGVGDAFRAGFLSGLAWGVSHERAAQVGCMLATLVIETTGTQEYELRRTHFMDRFTKAYGHEAAAEVQSHLG is encoded by the coding sequence GTGCGTATCGCAGTCACCGGCTCCATCGCCAACGACCACCTGATGACCTTCCCCGGGCGCTTCGCCGACCAGCTGGTGGGCGACCAGCTGCACACGGTCTCGCTCTCGTTCCTGGTCGACTCCCTCGAAGTACGCCGGGGAGGTGTGGGCGCCAACATCGCCTTCGGCATGGGCCAGCTCGGCACCTCGCCGATCCTGGTCGGAGCCGCGGGCGCCGACTTCGACGAGTACCGGGCCTGGCTGGACCGGCACGGGGTCGACACCTCGTCCGTACGCATCTCCGAGGTGCTGCACACCGCCCGCTTCGTCTGCACCACGGACGCCGACCACAACCAGATCGGCTCCTTCTACACCGGCGCCATGAGCGAGGCCCGGCTCATCGAGCTCAAGAAGGTCGCCGACCGCGTCGGCGGGCTCGACCTCGTCCTCATCGGCGCGGACGACCCGGAGGGGATGCTCCGGCACACCGAGGAGTGCCGCACCCGGGGGATCCCCTTCGCGGCCGACTTCTCCCAGCAGATCGCCCGCATGGACGGCGAGGAGATCCGGATACTGCTGGACGGCGCGACGTACCTCTTCTCGAACGAGTACGAGAAGGGGCTCATCGAGTCCAAGACCGGCTGGACCGACGCCGAGATCCTCGCCAAGGTCGGCCACCGTGTGACGACGCTCGGCGCGCGCGGCGTCCGTATCGAGGCCGTCGGTGAGGACACCATCGAGGTCGGCACCGCCGAGGAGACGGCGAAGGTCGACCCGACCGGCGTCGGTGACGCATTCCGCGCGGGCTTCCTCTCGGGCCTGGCCTGGGGCGTCTCGCACGAGCGCGCCGCCCAGGTCGGCTGCATGCTCGCCACGCTGGTCATCGAGACCACGGGCACCCAGGAGTACGAGCTCCGCCGCACCCACTTCATGGACCGCTTCACCAAGGCGTACGGGCATGAGGCGGCGGCGGAGGTCCAGTCCCACCTGGGCTGA
- a CDS encoding cysteine desulfurase/sulfurtransferase TusA family protein, producing MAYFDVASSAPLHPVARQALVAALDEGWADPARLYREGRRARLLLDAAREAAAEAVGCRADELVFTSSGTSAVHSGIAGALAGRRRVGRHLIVSGVEHSSVLHAAEVHRSEGGSVTEVAVLRTGAVSPDSYAAALRPDTALACLQSANHEVGTEQPVAAVAAACREAGVPLLVDAAQSLAWGPVEGEWSVLTGSAHKWGGPSGIGLLVVRKGVRYAAQGPVDERESGRAPGFENIPGIVAAAASLRAVRAEAAAESARLRELTDRIRARVPELVPDVEVVGDPVRRLPHLLTFSCLYVDGETLLHELDREGFSVSSGSSCTSSTLTPSHVLKAMGVLTEGNVRVSLPLGTPEQDVDRFLQVLPAAVSAVRQKLGAPVHAPRASAAEETLTVDALGRRCPIPVIELAKVIDDVPLGGTIRVLSDDEAARLDIPAWCAMRGQEYVGEEPADHGSAYVVRRTS from the coding sequence GTGGCCTACTTTGACGTTGCTTCCAGTGCTCCTCTCCATCCTGTTGCTCGGCAGGCCCTAGTCGCCGCGCTCGATGAAGGATGGGCCGATCCTGCTCGGCTTTATCGCGAGGGGCGGCGGGCTCGGCTGTTGCTCGATGCGGCTCGGGAGGCTGCTGCCGAGGCTGTTGGGTGTCGGGCTGACGAGTTGGTGTTCACCTCGTCCGGTACGTCGGCCGTGCACTCGGGGATTGCGGGGGCGCTGGCGGGGCGTCGGCGCGTTGGGCGCCACCTGATCGTGTCCGGGGTCGAACACTCTTCTGTGCTGCATGCGGCGGAGGTTCACCGGAGCGAGGGCGGGTCGGTGACCGAAGTGGCCGTACTGCGTACCGGGGCCGTGTCCCCGGACTCGTACGCCGCCGCGCTGCGGCCCGACACCGCGCTGGCCTGTCTGCAGTCGGCCAACCATGAGGTGGGTACGGAGCAGCCGGTGGCCGCGGTCGCCGCCGCGTGCCGTGAGGCGGGCGTGCCGCTGCTCGTCGACGCGGCGCAGTCGTTGGCGTGGGGGCCGGTCGAGGGTGAGTGGTCGGTGCTGACGGGCAGCGCGCACAAGTGGGGCGGGCCGTCGGGTATCGGGCTGCTCGTCGTACGCAAGGGGGTGCGGTACGCGGCTCAAGGCCCCGTCGACGAACGGGAGTCGGGGCGCGCTCCCGGCTTCGAGAACATCCCCGGCATCGTCGCCGCGGCGGCGTCGTTGCGTGCTGTGCGCGCGGAGGCCGCCGCCGAGTCGGCCCGGCTGCGGGAGTTGACGGACCGGATCCGGGCGCGGGTGCCGGAACTGGTCCCGGACGTGGAGGTGGTGGGCGACCCGGTGCGCCGGCTCCCCCATCTGCTCACCTTCTCCTGTCTCTATGTCGACGGAGAGACCTTGCTGCACGAGCTCGACCGCGAGGGCTTCTCGGTGTCGTCCGGATCGTCCTGTACGAGCAGCACGCTGACGCCGAGCCATGTGCTGAAGGCGATGGGGGTGCTGACGGAGGGCAACGTGCGCGTGTCGTTGCCCCTGGGCACGCCCGAGCAGGACGTGGACCGCTTCCTCCAGGTCCTCCCTGCTGCGGTCTCGGCGGTCCGCCAGAAGCTGGGCGCTCCGGTCCACGCGCCGCGGGCGTCCGCGGCCGAAGAAACCCTCACCGTGGACGCCCTCGGCAGGCGCTGCCCCATCCCGGTGATCGAACTCGCGAAGGTCATCGACGACGTTCCCCTGGGCGGCACGATCCGCGTCCTCTCGGACGACGAGGCGGCCCGCCTGGACATCCCGGCGTGGTGCGCGATGCGGGGCCAGGAGTACGTAGGAGAGGAGCCGGCGGACCACGGTTCTGCTTACGTGGTCCGCCGTACGTCGTAG
- the ctaC gene encoding aa3-type cytochrome oxidase subunit II, whose product MSPNGSDLPHAPGGAGGTPTPRRPLRRKLLQALTVGLVLATASGCSYNWEDFPRLGMPTPTTEEAPRILSLWQGSWAAALATGVLVWGLILWSTIFHRRSRTKVEVPPQTRYNMPIEALYTVVPLVIVSVLFYFTARDESELLDTSKKPDVTINVVGYQWSWGFNYIENVEGSNGDAKTDENLDAIPKRFKNDFPANAGGVYDVGTPGSENPQTNNPGPTLWLPKGKTVRFVLTSRDVIHSFWVVPFLMKQDVIPGHTNAFQVTPNKEGTFLGKCAELCGVDHSRMLFNVKVVSEERYEQHLKELAEKGQTGYVPAGIEQTDHEKNRETNQL is encoded by the coding sequence GTGAGTCCCAACGGCTCCGACCTCCCCCACGCCCCGGGGGGCGCGGGCGGTACCCCCACGCCGCGGCGCCCGCTCCGGCGGAAGCTGCTGCAGGCACTGACTGTGGGCCTGGTCCTGGCGACAGCCTCCGGCTGCTCGTACAACTGGGAAGACTTCCCCCGCCTTGGTATGCCGACCCCGACCACGGAAGAGGCTCCGCGGATCCTCTCCCTGTGGCAGGGCTCCTGGGCTGCCGCGCTCGCTACCGGCGTGCTGGTGTGGGGTCTGATCCTGTGGAGCACCATCTTCCACCGGCGCAGCCGCACCAAGGTCGAGGTTCCCCCGCAGACCCGGTACAACATGCCCATCGAGGCGCTGTACACGGTGGTCCCGCTCGTCATCGTCTCGGTGCTGTTCTACTTCACCGCCCGCGACGAGTCGGAGCTCCTCGACACCTCCAAGAAGCCCGATGTGACGATCAACGTCGTGGGCTATCAGTGGAGCTGGGGCTTCAACTACATCGAGAACGTCGAAGGTTCGAACGGCGACGCGAAGACCGACGAGAACCTGGACGCGATTCCGAAACGGTTCAAGAACGACTTCCCGGCGAACGCCGGCGGCGTCTACGACGTCGGCACGCCCGGCTCGGAGAACCCGCAGACGAACAACCCCGGCCCGACCCTCTGGCTCCCCAAGGGCAAGACGGTCCGCTTCGTCCTCACCTCGCGTGACGTCATCCACTCCTTCTGGGTGGTGCCGTTCCTGATGAAGCAGGACGTCATCCCGGGCCACACCAACGCCTTCCAGGTGACCCCCAACAAGGAGGGCACCTTCCTCGGCAAGTGCGCCGAACTGTGCGGCGTCGACCACTCCCGGATGCTCTTCAACGTGAAGGTCGTCTCCGAAGAGCGCTACGAGCAGCACCTCAAGGAGCTCGCGGAGAAGGGCCAGACCGGTTACGTCCCGGCCGGTATCGAGCAGACGGACCACGAGAAGAACCGGGAGACGAACCAACTGTGA
- the ctaD gene encoding aa3-type cytochrome oxidase subunit I, which translates to MSILNEPQGAAPEDTYQNEVPVRRKQPGNVVVKWLTTTDHKTIGTLYLVTSFAFFVIGGVMALLMRAELARPGSQIMSNEQFNQAFTMHGTIMLLMFATPLFAGFTNWIMPLQIGAPDVAFPRLNMFAYWLYLFGSLIAVGGFLTPQGAADFGWFAYSPLSDAVRSPGIGADMWIMGLAFSGFGTILGAVNFITTIICMRAPGMTMFRMPIFVWNVLLTAVLVLLAFPVLAAALFALEADRKFGAHIFDASNGGALLWQHLFWFFGHPEVYIIALPFFGIISEVIPVFSRKPMFGYMGLIGATIAIAGLSVTVWAHHMYVTGGVLLPFFSFMTFLIAVPTGVKFFNWIGTMWKGSLSFETPMLWATGFLITFTFGGLTGVILASPPMDFHVSDSYFVVAHFHYVVFGTVVFAMFSGFHFWWPKMTGKMLDERLGKITFWTLFIGFHGTFLVQHWLGAEGMPRRYADYLAADGFTALNTISTISSFVLGLSILPFFYNVWKTAKYGKKVEVDDPWGYGRSLEWATSCPPPRHNFLTLPRIRSESPAFDLHHPEIAAIDQLENVGPAEKSLAGGKEAGK; encoded by the coding sequence GTGAGCATCCTCAACGAACCTCAGGGTGCCGCGCCGGAAGACACGTACCAGAACGAGGTCCCGGTACGGCGGAAGCAGCCCGGCAACGTCGTCGTCAAGTGGCTCACCACCACGGACCACAAGACGATCGGCACGCTCTATCTGGTCACGTCGTTCGCGTTCTTCGTCATCGGCGGCGTGATGGCGCTGCTGATGCGCGCCGAGCTGGCCCGCCCCGGCAGCCAGATCATGTCGAACGAGCAGTTCAACCAGGCGTTCACGATGCACGGCACGATCATGCTGCTGATGTTCGCGACGCCGCTGTTCGCCGGTTTCACGAACTGGATCATGCCGCTGCAGATCGGCGCCCCCGATGTGGCGTTCCCGCGGCTGAACATGTTCGCCTACTGGCTGTACCTGTTCGGCTCGCTGATCGCGGTGGGCGGTTTCCTCACCCCGCAGGGCGCCGCCGACTTCGGCTGGTTCGCCTACTCGCCGCTGTCCGACGCGGTCCGCTCGCCGGGCATCGGCGCCGACATGTGGATCATGGGCCTGGCGTTCTCCGGCTTCGGCACCATCCTCGGCGCGGTCAACTTCATCACCACCATCATCTGCATGCGCGCCCCGGGCATGACCATGTTCCGCATGCCGATCTTCGTGTGGAACGTGCTGCTCACCGCCGTGCTGGTGCTGCTGGCCTTCCCGGTGCTGGCCGCCGCGCTGTTCGCCCTTGAGGCGGACCGAAAGTTCGGCGCCCATATCTTCGACGCGTCCAACGGCGGCGCGTTGTTGTGGCAACACCTGTTCTGGTTCTTCGGGCATCCAGAGGTGTACATCATCGCCCTGCCGTTCTTCGGCATCATCTCCGAGGTCATCCCGGTCTTCTCCCGCAAGCCGATGTTCGGCTACATGGGCCTGATCGGCGCGACCATCGCGATCGCCGGCCTGTCGGTCACCGTGTGGGCGCACCACATGTACGTCACCGGCGGCGTGTTGTTGCCGTTCTTCTCCTTCATGACGTTCCTGATCGCCGTGCCGACGGGCGTGAAGTTCTTCAACTGGATCGGAACGATGTGGAAGGGGTCACTGAGTTTCGAGACCCCGATGCTGTGGGCCACCGGCTTCCTGATCACCTTCACCTTCGGTGGTCTGACCGGTGTCATCCTGGCCTCGCCGCCGATGGACTTCCACGTCTCGGACTCGTACTTCGTGGTGGCGCACTTCCACTACGTGGTGTTCGGCACCGTGGTGTTCGCGATGTTCTCCGGCTTCCACTTCTGGTGGCCGAAGATGACCGGCAAGATGCTCGACGAACGCCTCGGGAAGATCACCTTCTGGACGCTGTTCATCGGCTTCCACGGCACGTTCCTCGTCCAGCACTGGCTGGGTGCCGAGGGCATGCCACGGCGGTACGCGGACTACCTGGCGGCCGACGGCTTCACCGCGCTGAACACGATCTCGACGATCAGCTCCTTCGTGCTCGGCCTGTCGATCCTGCCGTTCTTCTACAACGTGTGGAAGACCGCCAAGTACGGCAAGAAGGTCGAAGTCGACGACCCGTGGGGCTACGGCCGCTCCCTGGAGTGGGCCACGTCCTGCCCGCCGCCGCGGCACAACTTCCTCACCCTGCCGCGGATCCGCAGTGAATCCCCGGCGTTCGACCTGCACCACCCGGAGATCGCCGCCATCGACCAGCTCGAGAACGTCGGTCCCGCCGAGAAGTCCCTCGCTGGTGGCAAGGAGGCCGGCAAGTGA
- a CDS encoding cytochrome c oxidase subunit 4 — protein sequence MKIQGKMFIWLAVFILVMAIVYGYWSKEPAGTTALFLGFGLSIMIGYYLAFTARRVDVGAQDNKEADVADDAGEIGFFSPHSWQPLSLGIGGALAFMGVVFGWWLLYFSVPIIMIGLWGWVFEYYHGENRTQ from the coding sequence GTGAAGATCCAGGGCAAGATGTTCATCTGGCTGGCCGTCTTCATCCTCGTCATGGCGATCGTCTATGGCTACTGGTCGAAGGAGCCGGCCGGCACCACGGCGCTCTTCCTGGGCTTCGGCCTGAGCATCATGATCGGCTACTACCTGGCCTTCACGGCCCGGCGGGTCGACGTGGGCGCCCAGGACAACAAGGAGGCCGACGTCGCGGACGACGCCGGTGAGATCGGCTTCTTCAGCCCGCACAGCTGGCAGCCGCTCTCCCTCGGCATCGGCGGCGCGCTCGCCTTCATGGGTGTCGTCTTCGGCTGGTGGCTGCTGTACTTCTCGGTGCCGATCATCATGATCGGCCTGTGGGGCTGGGTCTTCGAGTACTACCACGGCGAGAACCGCACCCAGTAA
- a CDS encoding L,D-transpeptidase: MSLSPRNRTVASCTVLLVTLGAGVTACTSDGHPLSASPYDATDQVSFNAPVGDGKKANPDKPLEITAEDSGGRITDVTATDATGRYVAGELSADGSRWHSTSPLAANARYTVRVSTENGDGAPGRKVLTFDTGRPTTKKRLGVKFGPQAGTYGVGQPVTAELSAPLKDKAARKVVERALKVVSQPAVQGAWHWVDHKTLHYRPKEYWPAHATIRASSNLDGIKIAERLWGGKTKPLKLTTGDRVEAVTDAAAHSMSVYRNGKEIKQIPVTTGKPGFETRNGVKVVLGKEYFVRMRGTSIGIAEGSSENYDLPVYYATRVTWSGEYVHAAPWSTGSQGSANVSHGCTGMSTENAAWFFKTVRPGDLVKVLNSNGEMMPAFGNGHGEWNLDWQNWQKGSALVEGPSPEERARLSPVSA; the protein is encoded by the coding sequence ATGAGCCTCTCACCGCGAAACCGCACGGTAGCCAGCTGCACCGTGCTGCTGGTCACCCTGGGCGCGGGCGTCACGGCCTGCACCTCCGACGGCCACCCGCTCTCGGCCAGTCCGTACGACGCCACGGACCAGGTCTCCTTCAACGCCCCGGTAGGCGACGGCAAGAAGGCCAACCCGGACAAGCCCCTGGAGATCACCGCCGAGGACTCCGGCGGACGCATCACCGACGTGACGGCCACGGACGCCACCGGGCGGTACGTGGCGGGCGAACTCTCCGCGGACGGCTCCCGCTGGCACAGCACCTCACCACTGGCCGCGAACGCCCGCTACACGGTGCGGGTGAGCACGGAGAACGGCGACGGGGCACCCGGCCGCAAGGTCCTCACCTTCGACACCGGCAGGCCCACCACGAAGAAGCGGTTGGGTGTCAAGTTCGGCCCCCAAGCGGGTACGTACGGCGTCGGCCAGCCTGTCACGGCCGAACTCAGCGCGCCCCTCAAGGACAAGGCGGCCCGCAAGGTCGTCGAGCGCGCCCTCAAGGTGGTCTCACAGCCCGCCGTGCAGGGCGCCTGGCACTGGGTGGACCACAAGACCCTGCACTACCGCCCCAAGGAGTACTGGCCCGCCCACGCCACGATCCGCGCGTCCAGCAACCTCGACGGCATAAAGATCGCCGAACGGCTCTGGGGCGGCAAGACCAAGCCGCTGAAGCTCACCACGGGCGACCGCGTCGAGGCCGTCACGGACGCCGCCGCGCACTCGATGTCGGTCTACCGGAACGGCAAGGAGATCAAGCAGATCCCCGTCACCACCGGCAAGCCGGGCTTCGAGACCCGCAACGGCGTCAAGGTCGTACTCGGCAAGGAGTACTTCGTACGGATGCGCGGCACCAGCATCGGCATCGCCGAGGGCAGCTCGGAGAACTACGACCTGCCCGTGTACTACGCCACCCGCGTCACCTGGAGCGGCGAGTACGTCCACGCCGCCCCCTGGTCCACCGGCTCCCAGGGCTCCGCCAACGTCAGCCACGGCTGCACCGGCATGAGCACCGAGAACGCCGCCTGGTTCTTCAAGACGGTCCGCCCCGGCGACCTCGTCAAGGTCCTCAACTCAAACGGCGAGATGATGCCCGCCTTCGGCAACGGCCACGGCGAATGGAACCTCGATTGGCAGAACTGGCAAAAGGGCAGCGCGCTGGTAGAGGGCCCAAGCCCAGAGGAGAGGGCACGCTTGAGCCCGGTATCGGCGTAA
- the ctaE gene encoding aa3-type cytochrome oxidase subunit III, with protein sequence MSVVATATTVDTGHAHPSVNRPNLTSVGTIIWLSSELMFFAALFAMYFTLRSVTGPEFWSEKADLLNFPFSAANTTILVLSSLTCQLGVFAAERGDVKKLRMWFIVTFIMGAIFIGGQVLEYTELVKHEGLSLSSDPYGSVFYLTTGFHGLHVTGGLIAFLLVLGRTYAAHRFTHEQATAAIVVSYYWHFVDVVWIGLFATIYMIK encoded by the coding sequence ATGTCGGTCGTGGCGACAGCAACGACAGTAGATACCGGGCACGCGCACCCGTCGGTCAATCGGCCGAACCTCACCAGCGTCGGAACCATCATCTGGCTGAGTTCCGAGCTGATGTTCTTCGCGGCCCTCTTCGCGATGTACTTCACCCTGCGATCGGTGACCGGTCCCGAGTTCTGGTCGGAGAAGGCCGACCTCCTCAACTTCCCGTTCTCGGCGGCCAACACCACGATCCTGGTGCTCTCCTCCCTCACCTGCCAGCTCGGCGTGTTCGCGGCCGAGCGCGGGGACGTGAAGAAGCTCCGGATGTGGTTCATCGTCACCTTCATCATGGGTGCGATCTTCATCGGCGGTCAGGTCCTCGAGTACACGGAGCTGGTCAAGCACGAGGGCCTCTCGCTCTCGTCAGACCCGTACGGCTCGGTGTTCTACCTGACCACCGGCTTCCACGGCCTGCACGTGACGGGTGGTCTCATCGCCTTCCTGCTGGTCCTGGGGCGTACGTACGCGGCCCACAGGTTCACGCACGAGCAGGCGACCGCCGCCATCGTCGTGTCCTACTACTGGCACTTCGTCGATGTCGTCTGGATCGGCCTCTTCGCCACGATCTACATGATCAAGTAA
- the qcrC gene encoding cytochrome bc1 complex diheme cytochrome c subunit translates to MKKLSARRRHPLAAVVVLLIALAATGGIYTLVAPPDKAVADETAQSLTIEEGQKLYAVGCASCHGTGGKGTTDGPSLVGVGAAAVDFQVGTGRMPAQQPGAQVPEKPKVYSQAEIDQLAAYIASLGAGPAVPTENQYSPEGADIAKGGELFRTNCAQCHNFTGKGGALTNGKYAPTLEDVDPKHIYEAMQTGPQNMPSFPDSTLTEQNKKDIIAYLDEVNSDKSKSPGGLELGGLGPVTEGLFGWVFGLGGLIAVAVWVAARTAKARKS, encoded by the coding sequence GTGAAAAAGCTCTCCGCACGACGACGCCATCCGCTGGCGGCGGTCGTCGTCCTACTCATCGCGCTGGCGGCCACCGGGGGGATCTACACCCTGGTCGCGCCCCCGGACAAGGCCGTGGCCGATGAGACCGCCCAGTCCCTCACCATCGAGGAGGGTCAGAAGCTCTACGCCGTCGGCTGCGCCAGTTGCCACGGCACCGGCGGTAAGGGCACCACCGACGGTCCGAGCCTGGTGGGTGTGGGCGCCGCGGCCGTCGACTTCCAGGTCGGCACCGGCCGGATGCCGGCACAGCAGCCCGGCGCCCAGGTACCGGAAAAGCCGAAGGTCTACTCGCAGGCCGAGATCGACCAGCTCGCGGCGTACATCGCCTCGCTGGGCGCCGGTCCCGCCGTGCCGACCGAGAACCAGTACAGCCCGGAGGGCGCGGACATCGCCAAGGGCGGCGAGCTGTTCCGTACCAACTGCGCGCAGTGCCACAACTTCACCGGCAAGGGCGGCGCGCTGACCAACGGCAAGTACGCCCCGACGCTGGAAGACGTCGATCCGAAGCACATCTACGAGGCCATGCAGACCGGCCCGCAGAACATGCCGTCCTTCCCCGACAGCACGCTGACGGAGCAGAACAAGAAGGACATCATCGCGTACCTGGACGAGGTCAACAGCGACAAGTCGAAGAGCCCCGGCGGCCTCGAGCTGGGCGGCCTCGGGCCGGTCACTGAGGGCCTGTTCGGCTGGGTCTTCGGTCTCGGTGGACTGATCGCCGTCGCCGTGTGGGTGGCCGCCCGGACCGCAAAGGCCAGGAAGTCATGA
- the qcrA gene encoding cytochrome bc1 complex Rieske iron-sulfur subunit, whose product MSSQETPEENLPAEQAADKNGEVAVPGEKHPFADPGLPPHEHRIQDIDERAAKRSERTVALLFTVSMLSTIGFIAAFVAIPVDKSVYIWPLGHISALNFALGMTLGSALFCIGAGAVHWARTLMSDVELVDERHAIEATPEVKAKVMEDFRQGAKDSALGRRKLIRNTMFGALALFPLSGVVLLRDLGPLPEDKLRHTLWAKGKLLVNMNTDEPLRPSDIAVGSLTFAKPEGLEEHDHGFQTEIAKAALMIVRIQPDDIKDKRELEWSHEGIVAYSKICTHVGCPVSLYEQQTHHVLCPCHQSTFDLSDGARVIFGPAGHALPQLRIGVNDEGYLEALSDFEEPVGPSFWERG is encoded by the coding sequence ATGAGCAGCCAAGAAACTCCAGAAGAGAACCTGCCCGCTGAGCAGGCCGCCGACAAGAACGGCGAAGTAGCCGTTCCCGGCGAGAAGCACCCGTTCGCGGACCCGGGGCTGCCGCCCCACGAACACCGCATCCAGGACATCGACGAGCGGGCCGCCAAGCGGTCCGAGCGTACGGTCGCCCTCCTGTTCACGGTGTCGATGCTGTCCACGATCGGCTTCATCGCCGCGTTCGTGGCGATCCCGGTCGACAAGTCTGTCTACATCTGGCCGCTCGGCCACATCAGCGCGCTGAACTTCGCGCTGGGCATGACCCTCGGCAGCGCACTGTTCTGCATCGGTGCGGGCGCGGTCCACTGGGCCCGCACGCTGATGTCCGACGTGGAACTCGTCGACGAGCGGCACGCGATCGAGGCCACGCCCGAGGTCAAGGCCAAGGTCATGGAGGACTTCCGGCAGGGTGCCAAGGACTCGGCCCTCGGCCGTCGCAAGCTGATCCGCAACACGATGTTCGGCGCGCTGGCCCTGTTCCCGCTCTCCGGCGTCGTCCTGCTGCGCGACCTCGGTCCGCTGCCGGAGGACAAGCTGCGGCACACGCTGTGGGCCAAGGGCAAGCTGCTCGTCAACATGAACACGGACGAGCCGCTGCGTCCCTCCGACATCGCGGTCGGCTCACTGACCTTCGCCAAGCCCGAGGGCCTGGAGGAGCACGACCACGGCTTCCAGACCGAGATCGCCAAGGCGGCTCTGATGATCGTCCGGATCCAGCCGGACGACATCAAGGACAAGCGCGAACTTGAGTGGTCCCACGAGGGCATCGTGGCGTACTCGAAGATCTGCACCCACGTGGGCTGCCCGGTCTCTCTGTACGAGCAGCAGACGCACCACGTCCTCTGCCCGTGCCACCAGTCCACCTTCGACCTCTCCGACGGTGCCCGAGTGATCTTCGGCCCGGCCGGTCACGCCCTGCCGCAGCTGCGCATCGGTGTGAACGACGAGGGCTACCTCGAGGCGCTCAGCGATTTCGAAGAGCCCGTCGGTCCTTCATTCTGGGAGCGCGGATGA